Proteins from a single region of Phyllopteryx taeniolatus isolate TA_2022b chromosome 10, UOR_Ptae_1.2, whole genome shotgun sequence:
- the LOC133485248 gene encoding protocadherin alpha-8-like, giving the protein MGAAGQRRGLCLCVILVCLEQVAAQIKYSIAEEVKVGTVVGNVARDLGLDVGSLAERRFRIVSGSEGAQFEVNANNGVLFVRKSVDREELCEGVSPCLVRLKLVAENPMEIHHVGVEILDINDNSPTFQELEKSLEIYESITAGKRFQLPIAHDPDGVVNTVRAYKLNPNEYFNLQIREIGDDKIPFLVIQKSLDREKHAEHRLVLTAVDGGNPPRSGSLNVTVIVLDANDNHPTFKQELHSITLSENVKLGTSVIKVEATDPDEGLNGEVEYYFGGELDSEIYEMFSLDKNTGEIRVKGQIDFEKVDIYKLDVHATDKGQPPLTTDCRVIIKIVDENDNRPEIDVTSLSKTVAEDSKPGTVVSLISITDKDVGLNGKVICSLSQNVPFELKPSFQDNMYSLVLKDRLDRELVSDYDITITATDCGQPPLSTFQILHVVVSDVNDNIPTFSHDPIQLYLPENNVPGNSIFSVTAFDKDLNENAALTYHIKRGQGSQVDMSTFLSINPENGDISALKSFDFEALKSFQFQVSATDDGSPPLSGNVTVKVFILDQNDNAPVILYPLSSNGSARGVEEIPRNAKAGDSVTKVRAYDADTGYNGWLLFSLRPLGERALFSLDRYTGQIRTLRPFTETDEAEHRLLVLVKDNGDVSLSATATVTVKLAEPKEAFAASDHAGSAAEEDEREDRVTFYLALTLGSVSLLLVISVVVLIAMRCSKSAEYTSKYLQDAHYDGTLCHSIQYRSGDKRYMLVGPRMSVASAGAPGSHAGTLVLPDARRAAAGEGNDMDYPLDCTSERQRGRSLITKGNSWCLINQQLMNNIKLNRAGETHIRS; this is encoded by the exons ATGGGAGCAGCAGGACAAAGGCGAGGACTCTGTCTCTGCGTCATATTGGTTTGTTTGGAGCAGGTTGCAGCACAGATCAAATATTCCATCGCGGAGGAAGTCAAAGTGGGAACCGTGGTGGGAAACGTGGCCAGGGATCTGGGACTGGACGTGGGCTCGTTGGCGGAGAGACGTTTTCGCATTGTTTCAGGCTCAGAGGGGGCTCAGTTTGAGGTAAATGCAAACAATGGCGTTCTCTTTGTGCGGAAAAGCGTCGACCGAGAGGAGCTCTGTGAGGGCGTCTCGCCGTGTTTAGTGAGGCTGAAATTAGTCGCAGAGAATCCCATGGAAATACATCACGTGGGCGTAGAAATTTTGGATATTAATGACAATTCGCCCACTTTTCAAGAGCTAGAGAAGAGTTTAGAAATATATGAATCCATAACTGCTGGAAAACGCTTCCAATTACCAATCGCACATGATCCAGATGGTGTTGTCAATACGGTGCGTGCGTACAAATTAAACCCAAACGAATACTTTAATTTACAAATTCGAGAGATAGGAGATGACAAGATACCCTTTTTAGTCATACAAAAGTCTTTAGACCGAGAAAAACATGCTGAGCACAGACTTGTTCTCACTGCAGTTGACGGTGGAAATCCACCAAGATCTGGAAGTCTTAATGTCACCGTTATCGTGCTTGACGCTAATGATAACCACCCGACATTTAAACAAGAGTTGCATTCCATCACTTTAtctgaaaatgtcaaattgggCACAAGCGTTATCAAGGTGGAAGCAACTGACCCGGACGAAGGATTAAACGGCGAAGTTGAATATTATTTTGGTGGAGAACTTGACTCTGAAATCTATGAAATGTTTAGTTTGGATAAAAACACGGGTGAAATAAGAGTCAAAGGTCAAATTGATTTTGAGAAGGTTGACATTTACAAATTAGACGTCCATGCTACAGACAAAGGACAACCTCCTTTGACAACCGATTGCAGGGTGATCATTAAAATCGTTGACGAAAATGACAACCGGCCCGAAATCGACGTGACATCTTTGTCAAAAACCGTAGCGGAAGATTCCAAACCTGGGACTGTCGTTTCTCTTATAAGCATCACAGACAAAGACGTCGGACTGAACGGCAAAGTCATATGTAGTCTTTCACAAAATGTCCCATTCGAACTAAAACCTTCCTTTCAGGATAACATGTACTCGTTGGTTCTGAAAGACAGACTGGATCGAGAATTAGTGTCGGATTATGACATCACAATCACAGCGACAGACTGCGGTCAACCTCCTCTGTCCACTTTTCAAATTCTGCACGTGGTCGTGTCAGACGTTAACGATAATATTCCAACATTCTCGCACGATCCAATCCAACTTTATTTGCCGGAAAATAACGTGCCAGGGAACTCCATTTTTTCCGTCACCGCATTCGATAAAGACCTGAATGAAAACGCAGCGCTGACGTATCACATTAAGAGAGGACAAGGAAGTCAAGTGgacatgtcaacatttttaagCATCAACCCTGAGAACGGCGACATATCGGCGCTGAAGAGTTTTGACTTTGAGGCGCTGAAAAGCTTCCAGTTCCAGGTGTCGGCCACCGACGACGGAAGTCCTCCGCTGAGCGGCAACGTGACAGTGAAGGTGTTCATTCTGGATCAGAACGACAACGCTCCGGTCATCCTGTATCCGCTCAGCTCCAACGGTTCCGCCCGAGGCGTCGAGGAGATTCCCCGCAATGCCAAAGCGGGAGACTCGGTGACTAAAGTCCGAGCCTACGACGCCGATACGGGATATAACGGCTGGTTACTGTTTTCGCTGCGGCCGCTCGGCGAGCGCGCTCTCTTTTCTTTGGACCGCTATACGGGCCAGATCAGAACACTTCGCCCGTTCACGGAGACGGACGAGGCCGAGCATCGACTGCTCGTACTGGTCAAAGACAACGGCGACGTTTCGCTCTCGGCGACGGCTACCGTGACCGTCAAACTGGCGGAGCCCAAAGAGGCTTTCGCGGCTTCCGACCACGCGGGAAGCGCGGCCGAAGAGGACGAGCGCGAGGACCGGGTGACTTTTTATCTGGCGCTGACTTTGGGCTCGGTCTCGCTGCTTTTGGTCATCAGCGTGGTGGTGCTGATCGCCATGCGCTGCTCCAAATCCGCAGAGTACACTTCCAAATATCTCCAAGACGCTCATTACGACGGCACGCTGTGTCACAGCATCCAGTACAGATCGGGAGACAAACGCTACATGTTAGTCGGACCCAGAATGAGTGTTGCTTCCGCCGGCGCCCCGGGCAGCCACGCCGGCACGCTGGTTCTGCCCGACGCCAGACGCGCGGCCGCAGGGGAg GGCAATGACATGGATTACCCACTAGACTGCACAAGTGAGAGACAACGAGGCAGGTCATTAATCACAAAAGGAAACTCATGGTGCTTGATAAACCAGCAGTTAATGAACAATATTAAACTAAACAGGGCGGGGGAAACACACATAAGGTCCTAA
- the LOC133484589 gene encoding protocadherin alpha-8-like isoform X22 — protein MGAAGQRRGLCVCVILVCLEQVAAQIKYSIAEEVKVGTVVGNVARDLGLDVGSLAERRFRIVSGSEGAQFEVNANNGVLFVRKSVDREELCEGVSPCLVRLKLVAENPMEIHHVGVEILDINDNSPTFQEVEKIFEIPETTLPGKRFQLPIAHDPDGVVNTVRAYKLNPNEYFNLQIREMGDDKIPFLVIQKSLDREKHAEHRLVLTAVDGGNPPRSGSLNVTVIVLDANDNHPTFKQELHSITVSENVKLGTSVIKVEATDPDEGLNGEVEYYFRGELDSEIYEMFSLDKNTGEIRVKGQIDFEKVDIYKLDVHATDKGQPPSTTHCRVIIKIVDENDNRPEIEVTSLSKTVAEDSKPGTVVSLISITDKDVGLNGKVICSLSQNVPFELKPSFQDNMYSLVLKDRLDRELVSDYDITITATDCGQPPLSTFQILHVDVSDVNDNIPTFSHDPIQLYLPENNVPGNSIFSVTAFDKDLNENAALTYHIKRGQGSQVDMSTFLSINPENGDISALKSFDFETLKSFQFQVSATDGGSPPLSGNVTVKVFILDRNDNAPVILYPLSSNGSARGAEEIPRNAKAGDSVTKVRAYDADTGYNGWLLFSLRPLGERALFSLDRYTGQIRTLRPFTETDEAEHRLLVLVKDNGDVSLSATATVTVKLAEPKEAFAASDHAGSAAEADEREDQVTFYLALTLGSVSLLLVISVVVLIAMRCSKSSEYTSKYLQDAHYDGTLCHSIQYRSGDKRYMLVGPRMSVASTVAPGSHANTLVLPDARRAAAGEPKFPNSDWRYSASLRAGGVMQSPYGGVLGDAGSPGRSGSELAHGIKRC, from the coding sequence ATGGGAGCAGCAGGACAAAGGCGAGGACTCTGTGTCTGCGTCATATTGGTTTGTTTGGAGCAGGTTGCAGCACAGATCAAATATTCCATCGCGGAGGAAGTCAAAGTGGGAACCGTGGTGGGAAACGTGGCCAGGGATCTGGGACTGGACGTGGGCTCGTTGGCGGAGAGACGTTTTCGCATTGTTTCAGGCTCAGAGGGGGCTCAGTTTGAGGTAAATGCAAACAATGGCGTTCTCTTTGTGCGGAAAAGCGTCGACCGAGAGGAGCTCTGTGAGGGCGTCTCGCCGTGTTTAGTGAGGCTGAAATTAGTCGCAGAGAATCCCATGGAAATACATCACGTGGGTGTAGAAATTTTGGATATAAATGACAATTCGCCCACTTTTCAAGAGGTAGAGAAGATTTTTGAAATCCCAGAGACCACTCTGCCTGGAAAACGCTTCCAATTACCAATCGCACATGATCCAGATGGTGTTGTCAATACGGTGCGTGCATACAAATTAAACCCAAACgaatattttaatttacaaattCGAGAGATGGGAGATGACAAGATACCCTTTTTAGTCATACAAAAGTCTCTAGACCGAGAAAAACACGCTGAGCACAGACTTGTTCTCACTGCAGTTGACGGTGGAAATCCACCAAGATCTGGAAGTCTTAATGTCACCGTTATCGTGCTTGACGCAAATGATAACCACCCGACATTTAAACAAGAGTTGCATTCCATCACTGTGtctgaaaatgtcaaattgggCACAAGCGTTATCAAGGTGGAAGCAACTGACCCGGACGAAGGATTAAACGGCGAAGTTGAATATTATTTTCGTGGAGAACTTGACTCTGAAATCTATGAAATGTTTAGTTTGGATAAAAACACGGGTGAAATAAGAGTCAAAGGCCAAATTGATTTTGAGAAGGTTGACATTTACAAATTAGACGTCCATGCTACAGACAAAGGACAACCTCCTTCGACAACCCATTGCAGGGTGATCATTAAAATCGTTGACGAAAATGACAACCGGCCCGAAATCGAGGTGACTTCTTTGTCAAAAACCGTAGCGGAAGATTCCAAACCTGGGACTGTCGTTTCTCTTATAAGCATCACAGACAAAGACGTCGGACTGAACGGCAAAGTCATATGTAGTCTTTCACAAAATGTCCCATTCGAACTAAAACCTTCCTTTCAGGATAACATGTACTCGTTGGTTCTGAAAGACAGACTGGATCGAGAATTAGTGTCGGATTATGACATCACAATCACAGCGACAGACTGCGGTCAACCTCCTCTGTCCACTTTTCAAATTCTGCACGTGGACGTGTCAGACGTTAACGATAATATTCCAACATTCTCGCACGATCCAATCCAACTTTATTTGCCGGAAAATAACGTGCCAGGGAACTCCATTTTTTCCGTCACCGCATTCGATAAAGACCTGAATGAAAACGCAGCGCTGACGTATCACATTAAGAGAGGACAAGGAAGTCAAGTGgacatgtcaacatttttaagCATCAACCCTGAGAACGGCGACATATCGGCGCTGAAGAGTTTTGACTTTGAGACGCTGAAAAGCTTCCAGTTCCAGGTGTCGGCCACCGACGGCGGAAGTCCTCCGCTGAGCGGCAACGTGACGGTGAAGGTGTTCATTCTGGATCGGAACGACAACGCTCCGGTCATCCTGTATCCGCTCAGCTCCAACGGTTCCGCCCGAGGCGCCGAGGAGATTCCCCGCAATGCCAAAGCGGGAGACTCGGTGACTAAAGTCCGAGCCTACGACGCCGATACGGGATATAACGGCTGGTTACTGTTTTCGCTGCGGCCGCTCGGCGAGCGCGCTCTCTTTTCTTTGGATCGCTATACGGGCCAGATCAGAACACTTCGCCCGTTCACGGAGACGGACGAGGCCGAGCATCGACTGCTCGTACTGGTCAAAGACAACGGCGACGTTTCGCTCTCGGCGACGGCTACCGTGACCGTCAAACTGGCGGAGCCCAAAGAGGCTTTCGCGGCTTCCGACCACGCGGGAAGCGCGGCCGAAGCGGACGAGCGCGAGGACCAGGTGACTTTTTATCTGGCGCTGACTTTGGGCTCGGTCTCTCTGCTTTTGGTCATCAGCGTGGTGGTGCTGATCGCCATGCGCTGCTCCAAATCCTCAGAGTACACTTCCAAATATCTACAAGACGCTCATTACGACGGCACGCTGTGTCACAGCATCCAGTACAGATCGGGAGACAAACGCTACATGTTAGTTGGACCCAGAATGAGTGTTGCTTCCACCGTTGCCCCGGGCAGCCACGCCAACACACTAGTTCTACCCGACGCCAGACGCGCGGCCGCAGGGGAg